GTCACAGGAAACCCAAGAAGGATAGATCAAGAGTCTCCCACATCCTTAAGACTCCTCCTTctggagtaacaaaaatactcaagggagcaaatatggaaacaaaacatgggacagaaactgaaggaggggccatctggagaccattccacctggttatccatcccatgtacagtcacctaagctagacactgatgtggatggctggaagtacatgctgacaagaacctgatatagctgtctccttagaggtctgtcagagactgacacattcaggggacaatgctcacagctaaccactgatatgatcaagggtttcccaatggagaagtcagagagaagactaaaggagcagaaagggtttatgaccccatgcggagagcaacaataccaaccaaccagagctccccagggtctaaagcaccagcctgggagcacatagggagggacccatgactccagctgtatatgtaggggagtgtggccttgttgggcataggtgggagaggagattcttggtcccatgaaggacaaacaccgagtggggggaaatgtaagggtggggagatgggagtggatgggtaggtgagggcacagcttcatagaagcatgaggagggagtataggataggaggtttctgggtggtggggggaagtggggttaggggataaaatctgaaatgtaaatataatacccaataaaaaaaagaagaagcaaaaaaaaaaaaaaaaaaaaaaaaaagactactccTTCTGACCATGAGATGAGCTCTCCAATTGAATTTACTACCATTCATGTCAGTTATTAAAGTAAAACTCAAAACATAAAAGTCAATGTGCATGTCATAATATGACCTTATTTGGAGAGACTGACAGAGCTTTGAACATGGTTCATTTCTTTTCCAGACAAAATCTTGGTATCATAGCTCAGGCTATGCTCAAACTTCTGatctgtagtgggagatatttaaatctccaaatCCAAACttgaccagtcaatgaaaacacaactcagcaattatgaatatattctgtaagcctagattgggcagatacccctacactactctgatccccagctatgagacccttataacttgagggttttccagaccctgcatttgtctttctacctcctgcttcccagtcatcctctccttcattgtcttcctcttccattgtcttcctccagtccttccctgctctcttccaccaacctttattgCTCCCcttccagcctttattttacaaattaagattggcagaaggttcactagaattcacctatgtaatgactcacacctcctctgcagcccttcacaggaaaaaGGAATTATCAAAATACAAAGCCAGGGCTAGCCACAACGTTGATCCATTGCACAACCTCCCTTAATGCTGCTAATACAGGCTTGAATTTGATCTTGAAGAACTAAAAACactgtaaagaagaaaataatcaaaggTTAAGGAGTGTGAGTCAAACCAAAATATAAAGCTAAACCCAGGAATAAGTGCTGTTCAGTCCTGTACATTTGATTGAAGGGAAGGAAGTCCCTATTTCTAATGTGGGGCTTATGGTGGACCCTGCTCTCCCATTGGTTGTTCTTGTGGAACTAATTTGTTGACCTTCCTGGTTCTTTCCTCCCTTAGGTACCATCGACATTTCCCAGGGATGGGTCAGACTTCCTCTTCTACACACCCTCCAAAGGAGGATCCTGATTTGACCTCCAGCTTTGACACAAACCTTCAGAATTTCAAGATGAGAACCAAAATCCTGTCTCAGGAATTGATTGCCTTCATTGAATCATCCCTAGAGGAAGGAAACCTTCGAGAAACGGTTTCTGTAATTAGGAATGCTCTGAGTGACATGGAGAAAGCCCCACTAAACATTGCAATGATAGGGGAAACTGGGGCTGGTAAGTCCAGTCTTATCAATGCTCTACAGGGAGTAGGGGCTGATGAAGAAGGTGCAGCTGCTCCCACTGGAGTGGTATGTACAACCACTGAGAGAACACCGTACACATATACAAAGTTTCCCAGTGTGACACTATGGGACCTGCCTGGCATTGGATCTCCTGCCTTCCAACTACAGGATTATCTGAATAAAATCAAGTTTGAGGAGTATGACTTCTTCATTATTGTCTCTTCTGGACGCTTTAAACATAATGATGCAGAGCTTGCCAAAGCCATTGTGCAAATGAAGAGGAGTTTCTATTTTGTTCGAAGCCAAACAGATATTGATCTAATGGTTGTAAGACAGAGTAATCCTAGGAGATTCAATAAAGAGAACACATTAAACAAGATTAGAAATACCGTTTCAAGTATACTTAAGGAGGTTACCAACCAGGAGCCTCCAGTCTTCTTAGTCTCCAACTTTGATGTGTCTGACCTTGACTTCCCAAAGCTGGAAACCACCCTTCTGAGAGAGCTCCCAGCCTACAAACGACACATGTTCATGATCACTTTGTCAATTGTTACGGATTCCACCATAAACCGGAAGAGGGATATGCTGAAACAAAAGATCTTGAAGGAATCCAGAATGCCAAGGGCTACCATACCATTCAGGGGACTGACCCCAAATGACCTAGAGATGTTGGAACAGACTTTGAATGACTATAGATCTTCCTTTGGCCTGGATGAGGCATCACTGGAAAACATCGCTGAGGATTTGAACGTGACACTGGAGGAACTCAAGGCAAACATTAAGTCTCCACATTTGTTCTCAGATGAGCCTGGTACATCCTTAACAGATAAACTATTGAACTATGTTAGACATTCTTCCTTTTCAAAGGTTTTCCACttgcaaaattatttcattgacacTGTTGCAAGCGATGTTAAAATTATCCTCAGTAAAGAAGAGCTTTTGACAGAGAAGGTGAGCTCATTCTACTCTAAAGCCTCGCTATGTTGGGAGGAATTCCTGGGAAAATTAGTGTTTCTAGAGTTGTTCCAGAAATCACCTTTCTATTTCACTTTGTTGAAATGTTTCAAAGTGACTCTGACAAATTTTGTCATATCCATTTTCTGCACCTGTTGACATGCTGGGGTCTCTCTGGTTGATACTGTTACATGATGCATTCCTAAGGCTTTTTGTTGTAAATCATCTCATTACTGTGGTGTTTACTTGCTTCGTAGTTAAGAAGTATTTCAGTTAGATGGAATGCTACTTGTCAGTTTGCTTTTGATTCCTATGCTTTGTGGACCCCATGTGGGAAAATCTGATGAAGTTGATCATACCCATTTCCCTTTGAGAGCTTCAAGGTTTCCATCTTATATTAAGCTCTTTGGCCCACTCAGGGTTGGTTTACATATAGGGTGAAGTGTGAGAGTCAAGGATTAGTCTTGCTTGATGTCCAGTTTGCCCAGTTCCATTCTTCAAACCATGTGCCCTTTGTGCACTGTGAGTACTGGAAGCCTTGCTGACCCATAACTTGCTGATCCATAACTGTGCAGTCTGTTGGCTGCACAGTTATGGATATATTTCTAGGTTGTTCTTTCTGTCAGAATGTAGGTCTATGGACCTGTCTTCATGCAACTATTGAGCTGTTTTTGTCACCGTGGCTCTGTGCTATGCCTTGAAATCAGGTATTACAGTGAATGCTAGCCTGATGGTTTTGATAAATATTGTTTTGGCTATTTGCAGTCTTCTGTATTCCCATGTGAGTTTTCTGATTACACAGTTCAGTTCTATTCTAAATGGCATTGATATTTTAGTTGAGATTGCACTGAGTCTGTAGATCATTTTGTGGACACATTGACAGCATTAAGGTTTATAAACTATAAACATGGGAAACTTAGCatattttgttatcttttttgagatttatttcatCTCTGCTTTGAAGCATCTCACTTTCTTGGTTATTTATTGAAACTTgattgcttccttccttgcttgatttctaccttcctttcttcctaccttCTTACTCTGCCTTCTtatctggtatgtgtgtgttgtgtctattGTAAATGAACTTTTAAGGTTTCTTTAAAATCTTACATGTCTGAATTTCTCAAGCACatcttatgttttcattttaatttcattcatcAGTGTTTTCTTGGATCTCATTGAGATTTATTCTATTTCATTACATTTTAGATGCACTTATGACACAGTgagtttcattatggcatttctATACATGTATGCCATTATACATTATCATTCATTGTTATCTTCTCTTATTCATTTACCTACTGCCCTTTGCCATGCCTCCCCTTATCTAACTAGTTCCCTTTTACCCTCAAAATTTCCTTCTtcatgttcttgtcatacatgcTCTGTTGCTCATCAGATACACTTCCTCCTTCAATGTTTCTTGTCTCTCATgtgattgagattttttttcattatttatgaaGTATTTGACAGGAATTTAATCTACTTTAATTTCTtgagaatcttttttaaaatattcatttatacatttatttttatgtatataagtctTCACATATActcagaacagagaatcagatctcattacagatggttgtgagccaccatatagttgctggaaattgaactctggatctctggaagaatagccagtcctgtcaactgctgagccatcactttaGCTGTCTCTAGAATCCTTTATTAGAGACTTATGATCCTTTGTGCTCATTGTTGCCTTGGCTATTTAAATAGTTACAGTGTTCTGTGTAACAATTTGTGCTTCTCAATGGAAATATCTATCACTCATATAGGAGGTCCTTATTAAGAATGTTCTCCAGAAAAATGTGTCTTAGGAAATTGGGTTGTTACATAATGTTAGGTATATTTCCAGCTTGCTATCACAGTGGAGATGCCATATTGCTACTCTGGTGGCCTCTAGTGAGTTTTATCTCAGTCTATTCCATGTCAGAATTCTTGAGAACCATTCTTTCTGATGGTCACACAAGACTGGGGCTCACATATACTGCAAGCAACTGTGACATAAATAGAAGAATATAAACAATGCATTGTACATGAATTTAAACTCATTTCTGTAGCCACAATCACCAGGAGTtcctaaatgttgtttttatttgtaaatcaATGTGGATTGATGTCTACATGTAGGTAAGGGCAATCACAAGATAATGTGAGAGCCTGTGATTGGCAGGGGAAAGGGAAGGCCAGCAGAgatttttaaatatgagaaaaaagaggacagagaggagaaagaaggaatatggaggaagagaaagagaatccAGGTTCCacatggctttaaatagccacaggtaacTCTGAATATCTTATAAGTGATGGATAATTACAGAACAATTTGTCTTATGTAGGTGGGCAATTTATAACAATATCAATTGGCTCTGAGTTCACTGTGTGGGCATTTTGTGGggtgagaatttattgatataaatCTGACTTATAAGAtacaagcctctagagttttgattttaccaggtTACTGGGATTTGGGACCACTTACCAAAGAGGGTGGATGGCTGGGAATCTGAGCAGAATCTGCAACAAGGGAACCATGAGATAGGCAGTCACTACAAAGGGATACAGTGGGGTTGCCAGGCTCAAGTAGCCAGTGATAGTGCAGGATGATGCATCTTTGAAATATTTCCTGCAACACCCAAACGTGGCATCCCTGCacaagagaggcagagatgggtagaCCTCTGGAATTCATACCAtatacatgtgcacctgcacacatgaaaGCAGCTTCACATctgaattctcaaataattacCCTGGgagttttgatattttaatatattattgcTAGTGACAGTAAGATCTATAATAATGCCCTCCTTTCTCTTACCTTTATTGGTGACATGGCCTCCAACAAGATTATTTGCTGACTCAAGAATAGAATTCCATATACCTGAAGCTTCTGTATTGAAATCTTCACAGCACATTATTAACACCAGAGTATCAAAGCTAAGTGAAGCCAATCTCTCATGACTTCTTGCATTTACCCTGTTTTCGAACTCTAATTCCAAAAGTCTTGTGTGTCTCTGAAATGCCAAAAGAAAAGGCAATGGTTGTGATTTATACCCCTCATCCCAAAGTTCTGGTATGTTTAGTATCTGGATTGATAAACTTTGATCTACAGTCATAGCTATCATGAAGTCTGGTTTTACACAATTAATGAAATATACATAGTTTTAATGTCCTTCTAAGATTATAATAAAATAGGAGTATTAGACAAAAAGTTGATGTGACCTAAAGtccaaaatacataatatatggacatatatgtaatatgtagaTTCCTAAAGAAAACACATCTGAGCTTTATCTTGCTTCTTTGTCCTTAAGAATTTATGCTTTTTGAAGGAGAACTTTGATGGAAATACTTTTTTATTCAGTTTCCTTAACTTTTgaaaaagtcattttcttttattagtgGCTTCTTTAACATCTCTTCTcatattcctttcttccttcctgactTTCCTCTGTATCCAAtttggtattttcatttttatgggtTGTTTCCTTGAGCTTTGTGGACTGAACAGTAGGAAACACAGACAAACGGGGAATATCTTAGGAAACTGCTTACAATGAGATGTTCCCTTACCTCCCCTGCtgagaaataagaaataacaaTGGATACA
The nucleotide sequence above comes from Arvicanthis niloticus isolate mArvNil1 chromosome 6, mArvNil1.pat.X, whole genome shotgun sequence. Encoded proteins:
- the LOC143442817 gene encoding LOW QUALITY PROTEIN: T-cell-specific guanine nucleotide triphosphate-binding protein 2-like (The sequence of the model RefSeq protein was modified relative to this genomic sequence to represent the inferred CDS: deleted 2 bases in 1 codon); protein product: MGQTSSSTHPPKEDPDLTSSFDTNLQNFKMRTKILSQELIAFIESSLEEGNLRETVSVIRNALSDMEKAPLNIAMIGETGAGKSSLINALQGVGADEEGAAAPTGVVCTTTERTPYTYTKFPSVTLWDLPGIGSPAFQLQDYLNKIKFEEYDFFIIVSSGRFKHNDAELAKAIVQMKRSFYFVRSQTDIDLMVVRQSNPRRFNKENTLNKIRNTVSSILKEVTNQEPPVFLVSNFDVSDLDFPKLETTLLRELPAYKRHMFMITLSIVTDSTINRKRDMLKQKILKESRMPRATIPFRGLTPNDLEMLEQTLNDYRSSFGLDEASLENIAEDLNVTLEELKANIKSPHLFSDEPGTSLTDKLLNYVRHSSFSKVFHLQNYFIDTVASDVKIILSKEELLTEKVSSFYSKASLCWEEFLGKSVSRVVPEITFLFHFVEMFQSDSDKFCHIHFLHLLTCWGLSG